A region from the Eriocheir sinensis breed Jianghai 21 chromosome 48, ASM2467909v1, whole genome shotgun sequence genome encodes:
- the LOC126981509 gene encoding aminopeptidase N-like, whose product MPENTQSRQVLTMEMTDSAASVSFGKRNGCFVKRGVAALLFLLFLGALVATGVLVYYFAPHPDPAAAHDRHEMRGDGVAAAGFGGLARGSERGGGDEKGDGGGEPETRINLRPEGTTEPGETGKSPGKTKVKDVRLPRALKPLHYLVRLQPFLGGNFTILGYVEVVVEVVEETSVFTLHMNDIISRNETVKVVDAEERDGEGVGIAKQTYDKDREFYHAHLRRPLTKGKRYKLTMEFQGYLGDGLHGFYRSSYKDDNGTERWLAVTQFQPTDARRAFPCFDEPDMKATFEVFLAREQTKRAISNMPKIKTTPDQHQEGWVWDQFNTTVPMPTYLVAFAVMDFESKEVTMDNGVDFRVWAREAAIQQANYSIEVGPATLAFFEEYFSIPYPLPKQDMIALPDFSAGAMENWGLITYRETAMLYDPMVSSVHNKQRVATVVVHELAHQWFGNLVTPVWWTDLWLNEGFASFMEFVGTNHVEPEWQMMEQFLETDLQSVFKLDCLESSHPISIPVGHPDEINEIFDRISYAKGASIIRMMNFFLTEATFRKGLTNYLTDRAYANAEQDDLWDFLTKAAHEDGTLPRDMTVKTIMDTWTLQMGYPVVKVTRSDDGTSATITQERFLLVKDPNSTDTHDYKWWVPLTYTSMSARDFNQTSPSKWLSPTESSLRLRSLPDNGEWVIFNLQETGYFRVNYDERNWKLLIRQLKEDHTLIHVNNRAQLVDDALNLARADQLSYSLALDVNTYLTKESSYTPWAAYLNNMDFIDKMLSRTGDYGALEEYLLTLLTPLYDSVGFEDSAADPHLDQIKRVKVLYWACHLGHQDCVDKSVRLYKKWMKKPESKSIISPNLKDVVYCTAIGKGGEMEWEFAWKQYLASNVASEKSKLLKALGCSKKIWMLSRYLEMAFTSDSGIRKQDSRQVFQSVAENSVGRDLAWIFLRDQWLNMTEYLGSGLFTLPYLIKSSTEAMNKELQLEELKLFQSTHEGKLGTAKRAMSQAVERTANNIAWMKNNYNVIVKWLRNNGYSSKLQGA is encoded by the exons ATGCCGGAGAACACCCAGAGCAGACAAGTCCTGACGATGGAGATGACTGATTCCGCTGCATCCGTGTCCTTCGGCAAGAGGAACGGGTGCTTCGTCAAGAGGGGCGTGGCCGCTCTGCTGTTTCTCCTGTTCCTCGGCGCTCTCGTGGCCACCGGAGTGCTCGTCTACTACTTCGCCCCCCACCCCGACCCAGCAGCCGCCCATGACAGGCACGAGATGAGAGGGGATGGAGTGGCCGCCGCTGGTTTTGGTGGCCTTGCaagaggaagcgaaagaggaggaggagatgagaaaggtgatggtggtggtgagcctGAGACG CGTATCAACCTGCGGCCGGAGGGAACCACAGAGCCAGGTGAGACGGGGAAATCTCCAGGTAAGACAAAGGTAAAGGATGTAAGACTGCCGCGCGCCCTCAAGCCCCTTCACTACCTGGTCCGCCTGCAGCCCTTCTTGGGGGGGAACTTCACCATCCTGGGCtacgtggaggtggtggtggaggtggtggaggagacgtCGGTGTTTACTCTGCACATGAATGACATCATCAGCCGCAACGAGACGGTCAAG GTGGTGGACGCCGAAGAGAGGGACGGAGAAGGCGTAGGCATCGCGAAACAGACCTACGACAAGGACCGAGAGTTCTACCACGCCCACCTCCGCCGCCCGCTGACCAAGGGAAAGCGATACAAGCTGACCATGGAGTTCCAGGGCTACCTCGGGGACGGTCTGCACGGCTTCTACAGGTCCTCCTACAAAGACGACAACGGGACGGAAAG GTGGTTGGCCGTCACTCAGTTCCAGCCGACGGACGCCCGCCGCGCCTTCCCGTGCTTCGACGAGCCCGACATGAAGGCCACGTTCGAGGTGTTCCTGGCGCGCGAGCAGACCAAGAGGGCCATCTCCAACATGCCCAAGATCAAGACCACTCCCGACCAGCATCAGGAGGGCTGGGTGTGGGACCAATTCAACACCACCGTCCCCATGCCTACCTACCTCGTGGCCTTCGCCGTGATGGACTTCGAGTCAAAGGAGGTCACTATGGACAACGGCGTGGACTTCCGGGTATGGGCGCGCGAGGCCGCCATCCAGCAGGCCAACTACTCTATAGAAGTCGGTCCTGCCACCCTCGCGTTCTTCGAGGAGTATTTTAGCATCCCGTACCCTCTCCCGAAGCAGGACATGATCGCCCTTCCTGATTTCTCGGCGGGCGCCATGGAGAACTGGGGCCTCATCACCTACCGGGAGACGGCGATGCTCTACGACCCGATGGTGTCCTCCGTGCACAACAAGCAGCGCGTGGCGACGGTGGTTGTGCACGAGCTGGCGCATCAGTGGTTCGGCAACTTGGTCACGCCGGTGTGGTGGACGGACCTGTGGCTCAACGAGGGCTTCGCTTCCTTCATGGAGTTCGTCGGCACCAACCATGTGGAGCCGGAGTGGCAGATGATGGAGCAGTTCCTCGAGACGGACCTGCAGAGTGTCTTCAAGCTTGACTGCCTCGAGTCCTCACACCCCATCAGCATCCCCGTCGGCCACCCAGACGAGATCAACGAGATATTCGACCGCATCTCCTAcgccaaag GAGCATCAATAATCCGCATGATGAACTTCTTCCTGACGGAGGCAACCTTCCGCAAGGGACTCACAAACTACCTAACGGACAG aGCCTATGCCAACGCCGAACAGGATGATCTGTGGGACTTCCTGACAAAGGCCGCTCATGAGGACGGGACGCTGCCTCGGGACATGACGGTCAAGACCATCATGGACACCTGGACCCTTCAGATGGGCTACCCGGTGGTCAAGGTGACGAGGAGCGATGATGGAACCTCCGCCACAATCACCCAG GAGCGTTTTCTACTGGTGAAGGACCCGAACTCAACAGACACTCATGACTACAAGTGGTGGGTTCCTCTCACCTACACGAGTATGTCGGCGCGGGACTTCAACCAGACGTCCCCCTCCAAGTGGCTCTCCCCTACCGAATCCTCCCTCAGGCTGCGCTCCCTGCCGGACAACGGGGAGTGGGTCATCTTCAACCTGCAGGAGACGGGCTACTTCAGGGTCAACTACGACGAGAGGAACTGGAAGCTTCTGATCCGCCAGCTGAAGGAAGATCACACACTCATCCATGTGAACAACCGCGCGCAGTTAGTTGATGACGCTCTCAACCTTGCGCGCGCAG ACCAGCTCTCGTACTCCTTGGCCCTGGACGTGAATACCTACCTGACGAAGGAGAGCTCGTACACGCCCTGGGCAGCCTACCTCAACAACATGGACTTCATCGACAAAATGCTTTCACGCACCGGGGACTACGGAGCGCTCGAG GAGTACCTGCTCACCCTGCTCACTCCACTGTATGACTCCGTGGGCTTCGAGGACTCTGCTGCAGACCCCCACCTGGACCAGATCAAGAGGGTGAAGGTGCTCTACTGGGCGTGTCATCTGGGCCACCAAGACTGTGTGGATAAATCCGTCCGCCTTTacaagaagtggatgaagaagccCGAGAGCAAAAG TATCATCTCCCCGAACCTGAAGGACGTGGTGTACTGCACGGCcatagggaagggtggggagatgGAGTGGGAGTTTGCCTGGAAGCAGTACCTCGCCTCCAATGTGGCCTCGGAGAAAAGCAAACTACTGAAGGCTCTCGGATGCTCCAAAAAGATCTGGATGCTCTCCAG GTACTTGGAGAtggccttcaccagcgacagcgGCATCAGGAAGCAGGACTCGCGCCAAGTGTTTCAGTCGGTGGCTGAAAACAGTGTGGGACGGGACTTGGCCTGGATCTTCCTTAGGGACCAGTGGCTCAACATGACAGAGTA ctTGGGCAGCGGCCTCTTCACCCTCCCTTACCTCATAAAATCATCAACAGAGGCTATGAACAAGGAATTGCAACTGGAAGAG CTCAAGTTGTTCCAGTCAACCCATGAAGGCAAGTTAGGGACTGCCAAACGTGCTATGTCTCAGGCTGTTGAGAGGACAGCCAACAATATCGCTTGGATGAAAAACAACTACAATGTGATTGTGAAGTGGCTGCGGAACAATGGATACTCATCCAAGCTTCAGGGTGCTtaa